A region from the Sphingopyxis lindanitolerans genome encodes:
- a CDS encoding alkylphosphonate utilization protein — translation MSNDDYVYDEASGEWLSASDIAARDAAAAAGPEVRDAVGNLLADGDSVVLVKDLTVKGAGQTLKVGTVIKSIRLTGDAQEIDCRHEGIKGLVLRAEFVRKR, via the coding sequence ATGAGTAACGATGATTATGTCTATGACGAAGCGAGCGGCGAATGGCTGTCCGCGAGCGATATCGCCGCGCGCGACGCCGCCGCGGCGGCAGGCCCCGAAGTGCGCGACGCGGTCGGCAATCTGCTCGCCGACGGCGATTCGGTCGTGCTGGTCAAGGATCTGACCGTCAAGGGCGCGGGGCAGACGCTGAAGGTCGGCACGGTGATCAAATCGATCCGCCTGACCGGCGACGCGCAGGAAATCGACTGCCGCCACGAAGGCATCAAGGGGCTGGTGCTGCGCGCGGAGTTCGTGCGGAAGCGGTAA
- a CDS encoding acyl-CoA dehydrogenase family protein, with product MDFAMPADLQAYLDELDAFIEAEIRPLELADDNIRFFDHRREHARTDWDNQGLPRHEWEQLLKQATRKADAAGHWRFSAPKQYGGKDGSNLWMAVIREHFAAKGLGLHNDLQNEHSIVGNFPFVAMFEQFATSDEQKQEFILGGFEGRRRTAFGLTEPDHGSDATHMETRAVRETRDGVDGWRIDGRKMWITGMHVATHCATFCRTSGEDGDAKGITCLLVPTGTEGMTVDEYMWTFNMPTDHPRMTFTDVWVPDSARLGPVDGGLAIAQSFVHQNRIRQAASSLGAAVFCIEESVKYARERKPFGEALAKNQAIQFPLVELATQAEMLRLLIRKTAWDMDNTPHKEIERTLSDKVSMCNYWANRLVCEAADRAMQVHGGIGYSRHKPFEHIYRHHRRYRITEGAEEIQMRKVGAYLFGYLGPRKGTLG from the coding sequence ATGGATTTTGCGATGCCCGCCGACTTGCAGGCCTATCTCGATGAGCTGGATGCGTTCATCGAGGCCGAGATCAGGCCGCTCGAACTGGCCGACGACAATATCCGCTTCTTCGACCACCGCCGCGAACATGCGCGCACCGACTGGGACAATCAGGGGCTGCCGCGCCACGAGTGGGAACAGCTTTTGAAGCAGGCGACACGAAAGGCCGACGCCGCGGGGCACTGGCGTTTCTCGGCGCCGAAGCAATATGGCGGCAAGGACGGGTCGAACCTGTGGATGGCGGTGATCCGCGAGCATTTCGCGGCGAAAGGCCTCGGCCTCCACAATGATCTTCAGAACGAGCATAGCATCGTCGGCAATTTCCCCTTCGTCGCGATGTTCGAACAATTCGCGACGAGCGACGAGCAGAAACAGGAATTCATCCTCGGCGGGTTCGAGGGGCGCCGCCGCACCGCCTTCGGCCTGACCGAACCCGACCATGGCAGCGACGCGACCCACATGGAAACGCGTGCGGTGCGCGAGACCCGCGACGGCGTCGACGGCTGGCGGATCGACGGCCGCAAGATGTGGATCACCGGCATGCACGTCGCGACCCACTGCGCGACCTTCTGCCGCACGAGCGGCGAGGATGGCGATGCAAAGGGCATCACCTGCCTGCTCGTGCCGACGGGAACCGAGGGCATGACAGTCGACGAATATATGTGGACCTTCAACATGCCGACCGACCATCCGCGCATGACCTTCACCGACGTCTGGGTGCCCGACAGCGCGCGGCTCGGGCCGGTCGATGGCGGGCTGGCGATCGCGCAAAGCTTCGTCCACCAGAACCGCATCCGCCAGGCGGCGTCATCGCTGGGCGCGGCGGTGTTCTGCATCGAGGAAAGCGTCAAATATGCGCGCGAGCGCAAGCCGTTCGGCGAAGCGCTGGCAAAGAATCAGGCGATCCAGTTCCCGCTCGTCGAGCTGGCGACGCAGGCCGAAATGCTCCGCCTCCTCATCCGCAAGACCGCGTGGGACATGGACAATACTCCGCACAAGGAGATCGAGCGCACGCTGTCGGACAAGGTCAGCATGTGCAATTACTGGGCGAACCGGCTCGTCTGCGAAGCCGCCGACCGCGCGATGCAGGTCCATGGCGGAATCGGCTATTCGCGCCACAAACCCTTCGAGCATATCTATCGCCACCACCGCCGTTATCGGATCACCGAAGGGGCCGAGGAGATTCAGATGCGCAAGGTCGGGGCCTATCTGTTCGGCTATTTGGGGCCGCGTAAGGGGACGCTGGGGTAG
- a CDS encoding phosphotransferase family protein, translating to MTDLSEPLFAFMTRTAGPGALSGLSRLSGGANMESWAFDWADRSYVLRRAPSAEYMEGRPYGHPVEAALVQAAHAGGVKAPEVVGVLGDADAMGTGYVMRRVIAEVSPAKILPSPPPSLVADLGRELAHIHALPRAVVPAGIPVMDTAAALAELKARFLSYGGDRPAIALAVKWCEDHLPEPVDPVLVHGDYRMGNVMVDADGLAAVLDWELAHLGDAHEDLAFGCMTVWRFGRLDRPAFGVGSLADYFAAYEAAGGGQVDPARFKYWLVYRTLWWALGCLQMGQAWRSGADTTVERVVIGRRTAEQELDLIRLLEEEAPAAERQRALPPSPDAASAPTGEPTNREMVQAVRDWIEGAIKPTSQGHGKFEAVVAMNALGIVMRDLDADIRAEDAALAGALLSGGATLAEPGLLAKLRRAALDKCAVDSPKYAALAAARGEWRG from the coding sequence ATGACCGACCTCTCCGAACCGCTTTTTGCCTTCATGACGCGCACTGCCGGACCCGGCGCGCTTTCGGGGCTGTCCCGCCTGTCGGGCGGGGCCAACATGGAAAGCTGGGCCTTCGATTGGGCCGATCGGTCTTATGTGCTCCGCCGCGCACCGTCGGCCGAATATATGGAGGGGCGGCCTTATGGTCACCCGGTCGAGGCGGCGCTGGTCCAGGCGGCGCATGCCGGCGGGGTCAAGGCGCCCGAGGTCGTCGGCGTGCTGGGCGATGCCGACGCCATGGGCACCGGCTATGTGATGCGCCGCGTCATCGCCGAGGTCAGCCCGGCGAAGATATTGCCGTCGCCGCCGCCGTCGCTCGTCGCCGATCTGGGCCGCGAACTCGCGCATATCCACGCCTTGCCGCGCGCGGTGGTTCCGGCCGGAATCCCGGTGATGGATACCGCCGCCGCGCTCGCCGAACTGAAGGCGCGCTTCCTGTCCTATGGCGGCGACCGCCCGGCGATCGCGCTCGCGGTCAAATGGTGCGAGGATCATCTGCCCGAACCCGTCGATCCGGTGCTCGTCCATGGCGATTACCGGATGGGCAATGTGATGGTCGACGCCGACGGCCTGGCGGCGGTGCTCGACTGGGAACTCGCGCATCTTGGCGATGCGCACGAGGATCTGGCGTTCGGCTGCATGACGGTGTGGCGCTTCGGCCGGCTCGACCGGCCCGCGTTCGGGGTCGGCAGCCTCGCCGATTATTTCGCTGCCTATGAGGCCGCGGGGGGCGGCCAGGTCGATCCGGCGCGGTTCAAATATTGGCTCGTCTACCGGACGCTCTGGTGGGCGCTCGGTTGCCTTCAGATGGGGCAGGCGTGGCGCAGCGGCGCCGACACGACGGTCGAGCGCGTGGTGATCGGCCGCCGCACCGCCGAACAGGAACTCGACCTGATCCGGCTTCTCGAAGAAGAGGCGCCCGCGGCGGAACGGCAGCGCGCCCTGCCGCCGTCGCCCGATGCCGCGTCTGCCCCGACGGGCGAGCCGACCAACCGCGAGATGGTGCAGGCGGTGCGCGACTGGATCGAGGGGGCGATCAAGCCGACGTCGCAAGGCCATGGCAAGTTCGAAGCGGTCGTCGCGATGAACGCGCTCGGTATCGTCATGCGCGACCTCGACGCCGATATTCGCGCCGAGGATGCGGCGCTCGCGGGGGCCCTGCTGTCGGGTGGGGCGACGCTGGCCGAGCCCGGCTTGCTTGCGAAGCTGCGCCGCGCGGCGCTCGACAAATGCGCGGTCGACAGCCCGAAATATGCCGCGCTCGCGGCGGCGCGCGGCGAATGGCGCGGATAG
- a CDS encoding DUF1178 family protein: MIVFDLSCAIGEHRFEAWFASSDSFADQQARGLIACPICGDADVRKAAMAPRVGAKSNQAVAAPAAAPPANAAEPTPELVRKVLAEIAAKQAEMLPQSRWVGRDFADAARAMHEGRAAEDLIHGQASPDEAQALRDDGIAAMPLLVPIIPPDAVN; the protein is encoded by the coding sequence ATGATCGTTTTCGACCTTAGCTGCGCCATCGGCGAACATCGGTTCGAGGCCTGGTTCGCAAGCAGCGACAGTTTCGCCGACCAGCAGGCGCGCGGGTTGATCGCCTGCCCGATCTGCGGCGACGCCGATGTCCGCAAGGCGGCGATGGCGCCGCGCGTCGGCGCGAAGTCGAACCAGGCGGTCGCGGCGCCCGCCGCCGCTCCGCCGGCCAATGCCGCCGAGCCCACGCCCGAACTGGTGCGCAAGGTGCTCGCCGAGATCGCGGCCAAACAGGCCGAGATGTTGCCGCAGTCGCGCTGGGTCGGCCGCGATTTCGCCGACGCGGCGCGCGCGATGCACGAAGGGCGCGCGGCGGAGGATCTGATCCACGGTCAGGCCTCGCCCGACGAAGCGCAGGCGCTGCGCGATGACGGTATCGCGGCGATGCCGCTGCTCGTCCCGATCATTCCCCCCGACGCGGTCAATTGA
- the grxC gene encoding glutaredoxin 3, whose translation MAKIEIYTKAFCGYCARAKALLDRKGAAYREIDVTMDRAGFDAMVARAGGGRTVPQIFIDDRPIGGSDALAAIEAKGELDALLKAD comes from the coding sequence ATGGCGAAGATCGAAATCTATACGAAGGCCTTTTGTGGATATTGCGCGCGCGCCAAGGCGCTGCTCGACCGCAAGGGCGCCGCTTATCGCGAAATCGACGTGACGATGGATCGCGCCGGGTTCGATGCGATGGTCGCGCGCGCGGGCGGCGGGCGCACCGTGCCGCAGATTTTCATCGACGATCGTCCCATCGGCGGTAGCGACGCCCTCGCGGCGATCGAGGCGAAGGGCGAACTCGACGCGCTGTTGAAAGCTGACTGA
- a CDS encoding double zinc ribbon domain-containing protein — protein sequence MRDVEIDTPAVAETGSETGAGQALRRILRTAGRAALDYALPPRCPGCGVIVGEDRQFCLTCWSSLHFLDGPACARCSIPLPTALPGVVVECGACMADAPPFDGAPAAVAYGPVARTVALRLKYGRRTGHARLMAQLMARPLAGLGEGGAGEAMLLVPVPLHRWRLWSRGFNQAALVADALARLTGAAHDPHLLVRARATAMLRGKGRRERERIVAGAFALAPDARARAAGRHLVLIDDVHASGATLRAAARALRRSGAARISALSWARVVPDALMTSNIFDFASLDSDIDAERIG from the coding sequence ATGCGTGATGTCGAAATCGACACGCCCGCTGTGGCGGAAACCGGGTCGGAAACCGGGGCGGGGCAGGCGCTGCGCCGTATCTTGCGGACGGCCGGACGCGCCGCGCTCGATTATGCGCTGCCGCCGCGCTGTCCCGGGTGCGGGGTGATCGTCGGCGAAGACCGGCAATTCTGCCTGACCTGCTGGTCGTCGTTGCATTTTCTCGACGGTCCCGCCTGCGCGCGCTGCTCGATTCCGCTGCCGACGGCGTTGCCCGGCGTCGTGGTCGAATGCGGTGCGTGCATGGCCGATGCGCCGCCGTTCGACGGCGCTCCTGCGGCGGTCGCCTATGGCCCGGTCGCGCGCACCGTCGCGCTGCGCCTCAAATATGGGCGGCGGACCGGGCATGCGCGGCTGATGGCGCAATTGATGGCGCGCCCGCTGGCGGGGCTCGGTGAGGGCGGCGCGGGCGAAGCGATGCTGCTGGTGCCGGTGCCGCTCCATCGCTGGCGGCTCTGGTCGCGCGGCTTCAACCAGGCGGCGCTGGTCGCCGACGCGCTGGCGCGGCTGACCGGCGCCGCGCACGATCCGCACCTGCTCGTCCGCGCGAGGGCGACGGCGATGCTGCGCGGCAAAGGGCGGCGCGAGCGCGAGCGGATCGTCGCGGGCGCCTTTGCGCTGGCGCCCGACGCGCGGGCGCGGGCGGCGGGGCGGCATCTGGTGCTGATCGACGATGTCCATGCGAGCGGCGCGACGCTGCGCGCGGCGGCGCGGGCGCTCCGGCGCAGCGGCGCGGCGCGCATCTCGGCGCTCAGCTGGGCGCGCGTCGTTCCCGATGCGCTGATGACCAGCAACATATTTGACTTTGCGTCGTTGGATTCCGATATCGATGCCGAAAGGATTGGATAG
- a CDS encoding methyltransferase domain-containing protein yields MSQPPPLFSTARHAAQRDRMARLPAAANFIAPIVADTLLDRLSMVTRTFSRTLLIGAHDAALADQLRATGTGLTLFEAGPRLAEATGALVGEVDAIDLPLASFDLIVWPGGFEAVNDVPDALVRLRALLAPDGLLLGAFVGDGSLPRQRRAVMSDGVRSIARLHPQIDLSSMGNLLQRTGFALPVVDVDTLTVRYGDWFALVRDLRAAGLSSRLSPAPPPLTRDEAARIAAAFAAQADPDGRIAEIFRLIHFSGWAPHPDQPQPARRGSGSASLAEALKPKK; encoded by the coding sequence ATGTCGCAGCCTCCCCCGCTTTTCTCCACCGCCCGCCATGCCGCGCAGCGCGATCGCATGGCGCGGCTGCCCGCCGCCGCCAATTTCATCGCGCCGATCGTCGCCGACACATTGCTCGACCGATTGTCGATGGTGACGCGGACGTTTTCGCGCACGCTGCTGATCGGGGCGCATGATGCGGCGCTGGCGGACCAGCTGCGCGCGACCGGGACCGGTCTCACCCTGTTCGAGGCCGGACCGCGGCTGGCCGAAGCGACGGGCGCGCTTGTCGGTGAAGTCGATGCGATCGACCTGCCGCTCGCCAGCTTTGACCTGATCGTCTGGCCGGGCGGGTTCGAGGCGGTGAACGACGTGCCGGACGCGCTCGTCCGCCTGCGCGCGCTGCTCGCGCCCGACGGCCTGCTCCTCGGCGCGTTCGTCGGCGACGGCAGCCTGCCGCGCCAGCGCCGCGCGGTGATGAGCGACGGCGTTCGATCGATCGCGCGGCTTCACCCGCAGATCGACCTGTCGTCGATGGGCAATCTGCTCCAGCGCACCGGCTTTGCGCTGCCGGTGGTCGATGTCGATACGCTGACCGTGCGCTATGGCGACTGGTTCGCGCTGGTCCGCGACCTGCGCGCTGCGGGTCTGTCGAGCCGCCTCTCTCCCGCCCCGCCACCGCTGACGCGCGACGAAGCGGCGCGGATCGCCGCCGCCTTCGCGGCGCAGGCCGACCCCGACGGGCGCATCGCCGAAATTTTTCGCCTGATCCATTTCAGCGGCTGGGCGCCGCACCCCGACCAACCGCAACCCGCGCGCCGCGGCAGCGGCTCGGCCTCGCTTGCGGAGGCGCTGAAACCGAAAAAGTGA